ATGCTAAGGACATGAACCTAGTCGTTGAAGACCCGGGCACAGGTAGTTCCTAGGCCAACCTCGTTGGATGAAAGATGAAGTGCTGGGCACCCGAGCTCGATCATTGGGAACCTAGGTCAATGGGTCTCGAGCTCGACCTTTGTGGACCTAGGTCCATGTGCCGAGGAGCCAAGCATGGACATTAAGGCCAAGGCAGAAGAAGTTGTGCACAGGCATCGAGTTCTTAGTTTTGGCTTCTATGGACATTGGATTGATGCTTGTGCTTTTGCTTGAGACCTAAGTGCACTTTCTTGAGTGCCAAGGTTGAGATCATCGAGGCTGGACTCAAGATCTTGATGCCTGTGCCTAGTCCTCGATTGCTTGTGCGTAGGTCACTAGCGCTCATAAATTATATGcgcattttggaaaatcaaatcaaattttatttctaaactatataaaatatttttcaattctttttcagATTTTAGCCAAGTAccttattttcttagaaaataatttattggaaaacattttccaaacatGTAACTTTTTTAGTAAAACAAATGGAGTCTTAGATTAAGAGTGTGTCCAGATGGAGATGCTTGACCATGATATGAGATTGGCTCAAACTACTTGCATCCTTAAAAGtgtactcatttttttttttataaatgttaCAAAGTATGAAAACCGCATGGTTTGACTAGTGATTTATCTTAAGCTAagtttgtttcgcgaaaaatgaaaCATCTCTGGAAAACAACAATATATAtggttaaaatttgaaaatgaactagaaaatattttctccttttttttgatatggaaaatctgatttgattttccttaaaaaattaccaaaataattttctttatttttctctttttccttcttccttggccgGTCGCAGCCAAATTTAATTAAGCAACAATAAAACTGTCTATCGGTCATttgttttccgtgaaacgaatggaGCTTTAGTTTTCTTGTTTAATTAGGGCATGTTgggtaacgtttttgtttctAGGGatagtttcttttcaaaaacactctttttatttaattaattttcgaaaataatttctaagtattttaagacgtttggtaactatataaaatttctattcccaaaacaaaaatatgttTGATACGACCTTAAgcatttttgtgacttagagtttcttttaatttattaataattttattactttttttctttttttctttttgttctcctTCCTCTAACCAGTCACCGGCTTTAGCCATGGCCAGCCAACAACTAGCCAAACAAGGGCCAACGAGGTCCCATCGAGCCTTGCCTTGGCTCGGCGAGGCAACATTTCCTAGCTaccggtgaggctcaaccttgcctgGCCACCACGAGGTCAGCCTTGCCAACCTAGGCGACACCAACCTCACAATGGTtgagcgaggtcgagcctcaccatggTCGGGTGAGACTCGGCCATGGTGAGGTGCAAGGGCATCTCACCCAGCCACGGCAAGGCTTTGAGGGGCCTCGTTGGTTGCTAGTGAGCTTGGGCCGACCTCGCtgggggccggcgaggtcgtTGGGCCTCGTTTGGCTAGTTGCTAACCATCGCTGAGGCTAGCGACTAActgggggaagaagaaaggaagagaaaaagaaagaaaagaaagggatgaaaggaagataaaagaaaaacttgtttctgagttgtttccaggaacaagaaacaattttatttttgtttcttgattctgttttaaatctattcctgaaaacaaaaacaaaaattaccaaacgtgtttctgttctaaTTCTGTTCCggtgaacaaaagaacataaataagtGTTCCCTGGAGCGTTACAAACTACACTTTGCTTGTAGATGTTGCGGTTTAGGTAGACATTCGTATGCAAATTACCGTGATTATTTCATGTCGATAGAGGTTTATATAgccaagaaaatcaagacaaaaggaaaagcgaAAGGGATCGTTTATGCATTTGATCCTCCGACTTTTCTTTGTGTAATCAAGTTCACTGACATTTTGGATATATGCAACTTGTTCTCTAAGGTTTATTTTATGCAGTCGAATTCTGTAACTTCATTGATATATGCAATCAAGTGTTCTGTTTACAGACTGTGATTAACACTATTAATTCAAGAGTtaattttttcttgcttttctcattttttttttttttctaatttagtgaCAAATTAGCATCACGTGCCACTTTCTGTTTTATAAACATGCCTCGTTCTATATTGGTTTGATGGCATAGTAAGACTGGCTGATTGAAGGATTTAAGTGCATAAATTCAGAAAGTTAGAGAATTTAATTGCATGTAACAAAACTTATTAGACCGAATTGCACAAATGTGAAAAATTAGAAGACTTATCACATAAATTAACTCCGAAACTTAAAAGGATTAAATCTAcacacaaccaaaaaaaaaaagaaaaagagagagagagagataaaaataaaaaaccttgTCTTCTGAGCAAGTGGGCGTCGGTAGATCACCTTACTAGATCTCATCTCCTATCGGTTTACCTTTTTCAAACACGGTGACGCGGTTAGCCAAAATGCACGCCGTTTTCTATCAATACACAGATCGTCTCGTTctaaaacaacgtcgtttcgCACTACCAAAACGAACCTATATTTACGAAAGCTGCAAACTCCATCAAGGGTTTCGACAAACCAAATATCTGTACGATTATCGCATGATCTTTCCCGTATTAACCAAAATTTGTTAAAAGCCAGTATGAGATTTCAATATCATCATACcgatattcttttgaatttccaTTTGCATCGAAGCAAGTCAACTAAGGTCtattcgtttcgcggaaaattgGTCATttctctaaaatattttttcaaaagtcattttttaggaaaatgataatattttctggtgtttggtaagaaaatttttttctaagacttcaccactTAGTAATACATCACTTACccataaatccatcaaatatgaacttgcctttaaatccGGGCAAACTTGTttcatatctttgttccctCATTGTCATTAAATGCTCATCTactggattttaaaaagaaacaaaagagaaaagaagcaaagaagcaAAGAATGTATATCCCTAATGAGAATCTTTCAATTGAGTGGCATGTTCTCTCTCCGCGTCTTTTGtattcaaaaaacaaaagaaaaaagaagcaaagcatgtagagCCATTTGCTTGAGCAATGCACAACTGTAGggtagagtaaataaagaaaaggataaacAAGAGTGCAGAGCGCGAGCTTAAGATTGACGAGCTTGAGGTTCGCTTAGTAACGGTTGACGACtaaccaagaaagaagaagaaaggggaggaggaagtgaggatttgttgaggtgtgagataaaagagatcaagagaggaAAGTGGAAAgtattttcccttaatttagaagattttttctccttttatggaaaacattttccccaatgaatttattttctattaaacGAACGCCGGAAGattcagaaaatgttttctcgaagattattttccacgaaacgaacggagcctaaatATAATTTATGTCCAGATTTGTCGGGCTATATCTTACCTAATAATCCATCTTTGGCAAGTTTTGTCTCTATTTCCTTTTGAAGTCCACAATCCAAAATTGGGCGAATGCGACGAGTACAAATCACTGGCCATCTCTCCATTGTCTGATGCACTTCTCCTCTAGCTTATACTTCAACGTTTGGCACTCTTTATCTCTCTCTGCCATGGCTGTTTACGAGGTTTTTCTCGCATTGGCTATGGCCACGGTAGTGTCTGCCATAGACAGTGATTGGTACGATGCGCATGCGACTTGTTACGGCGACATGGGCGGCGGAGAAACCATGCGTAAGTAAAAATCTCTAGGCAAGGAGAAAGTAGGAAGAGCCTTGCCCTAGCCTTATCATCCTTTCTTGTGCTACTTTGCGCGAGGACATATGTACAGATGGATAATGAGGCTACTTCATTTCGCTAATGTTTGTTGATCTGTTCCTCGTTCGTGGTCATCACATGCAGAGGGAGCTTGTGGATATGGAGATCTTTTCAAACAAGGATATGGACTAAAGACCGCAGCACTGAGTACGGCCCTTTTCAATGATGGACTTACCTGTGGCGCTTGTTTCGAGATCTATTGTCACAACGACCCGCAGTGGTGCATTCCGAATGCCGGTTCAATCAAAATCACTGCAACAAACTTCTGCCCTCCGAACTACACCCCAAATAAACCGGACGCCTGGTGCAATCCTCCGCAGAAGCACTTCGACCTTTCCGTGAAAATGTTCACGAAGCTTGCGGAGTACAGGGCCGGAATCATCCCCGTCCGCTATCGCCGCATCTCGTGTTCCAAGCATGGAGGAATCAAGTTCGAGATCAACGGGAACCCGTACTTTACCCTCGTGCTAATTTACAACGTGGGCGGCGCCGGGGACGTGAACGCCGTGAAGATCAAGGGCTCGAACACTCAATGGATCGCGATGAGTCGTAACTGGGGGCAAAATTGGCAGACCGGAACTGTCTTGACGGGGCAAAGCTTATCGTTTCAAGTCACCGTGAGTGACGGGAAGAAAGTAAAACTCAATAATGTGGCGCCTGCTGGGTGGCAATTTAGGCATACATACAACGGGAGAAACAATATCTAGTTCGGCCATTTTCATTCCAGTGCTTGCATTACGGTATTTAAATGAATCGATGCATTAATTCCGAGTTTAATTTTCCATTTGTAAGAGAGTTGTGCCATCCATCGTCTccattttcactttccattgtcTGTTTGTAATTCCTACTGGCATTCAAACAAGTTCAGTTCGATTTCGATTAATATATTATTCAAAAGTTCATGAAGTTTCCATGTTTTTTTAAAGTCACGCATTAATGAAAAATTGTCCGAGATTATATGTTTTCCAccattatcattattatcatcataCGAGGCTTATGATTGAAAAAAGAACGATCTCATGATTAGTATGATTGGACAAGGAAAATCTACACGTACTCAATTTTTACCCTTTAGCTGgtaaagctaatttttttaagtcGAGATGCCCCACCGTGATATGAGATGGGCTCAGACTGCCAGCATCGTTAAATTGTACTCGTTCTCTTGAATATGTTACAAAGTATGAACAACCCACGGTTTGGCCGGtgatttctcctagtttcaccCGTGAATTACTTGCTTGTAGGAGATGTAGTAGTTTAGGTAGACATTCATATGCAAATAATTGTCCATAGAGGGTTTATATAGCCgagaaaagcaaaataaaaggaaaagggaaagggTTTAGTACCGATTACGTCGGTTAAGTCCTCTTGGTTTCatatttatgcaatttggtcctcCGACTTTTCTTTGTGTAATCAAGTTTTCTAACTTCTTGGGTATATGCAACTTTGTCCTCTTTAAGTTTTACTTTGCGCGATCAAATTCTGTAACTCCCTTGATATACGCACTCTACCGTCTTGTTTACGCACTGTGATTAACAATGTCAActcaagatttcttttttttttcttgcttttcccgTTTGGATTTTGCCTATTTGGCGACAAATTAGCATCTCAtgtcattttctatttcatGAACATGCCTTGCTTAGACTGGTTGATTGAAGGATTTGATTGCGCAAATTCAAAGGGTTAGAGAATTTGATTGCACGTGATAAAACTTATAAGATCTAATTgcacaaattataaaaatcagaaaacttGATTGCATAAAGCAAAGTTTCGTTTCCGCAAGCAGCCTTGAGATCGTAACATGTGTACATTTGATTAATAACCACGGCAACATGCGCAGTACACAATTGACGATTGATACCGCCATCTGGGGAAATGAAACTTTCCGACCGTGATTGAGCCGCAATGAACCGTCTTATAAATCCTACATGTGCAGTACGTACATTAGCACTTGCACGATTTGATTGCCGGTTTCGTGATGTCTTAACACAGATTGTAGCTTCACGTGCGTGACGAGATGCAGCAAGCCGTCGCGCAAGAACGTGCGCCACAGAGCATGCAAGACGTGCTGTGTGAGGTGCCACTGCGTGCCGCTGGGAACCTACGGCAACAGGAGCGCGCGCCCGTGCTATGCCGAGCTCAGGGACCCACGGAAACAGACCCAAGTGCCCTTGAAATAGCAGCTCCCGACGTCTTTGTTCTTGGTTCTACCCagttttgtttttggtcgaaTGCCCAGATTAATATACGTGATAGGTAATAATGGTGAGTTGAGTTCCCGCTGAGGTGGGAGTGCTTTTGTTTAAGTCTGAATTATCACCTCTTTGATTCATTATTCAGTCAATTAAAATTTGACAGTCCTATAAGTTCTTGTGCTGTACTCCATAGACCACTAATGCTCCTCTAGGTTTCAAAACATGTTAAAGATATATTCAAGAAATTCCCCTGATCTCCCTTGATTCTCCGTATCTGTCGTGAAAGTCCAAATATCTCATTTGAATTGTGCATATCTTTAATCGATTATAGTTGATGGGCTATTTACAAACTTGATAGGATGGCTATTTAAGATACCAAGATATTATAGCATCAACTATAATCGATTAAAGATATGCGCAATTCGAATGAGATATTTGCACTTTCATAACAGATAAGGAGGATCAAGGGAGATCAAGGGAATGGGTGCGGCTTAGCTGACCGTGTGACAGAGGAAGGACCGCTTCatcctttactttttttataaaaaaatctttctgAAAAAGAATTAGTAAGAATCctactaataaaaaattacaagtaaaaaatgAACGATGAAAGTGATAATTTCTTATGTTTGTGCACATGAGACTCAAGGCCATCCTCGTAAAACCCTCCCAAATTCCAATAAaacccagacatcattaattataagtaaaaaatattaacacatattcaaaagaaatagttaatgtcattatatagatgtattaattttttttttggtcagtcctattaaatttaaaagatgaaaaacgcttgaaatattgattttgcaattaataacaaaatcattgtgCAATGAATTGGCTTCTCAGTCTTTTCGGCAAAATCAAATTGCAGGATTCTCCGGTgacctaaaattaaaataagtgaTGTCGATTATgcataaaataaatgaagtaaagaaaagaacaaaataagaataatgaatcagaagagaggaaaatttaCCCTATTGATCCAAATCTCATAGATGAAGACATGTTGGGACctaaaacattataaaaatcAATGTGAAGACCATCCTTTACGTTCACTATCGCCGTGTCTCGTGTTCCAAGCGAGGAGTAAAGTTCAAGATTAAAGTAAATCGGCTCTTTACCCTTGTGCTAGTCTATAACGTTAGCGGCGCCGGCAACATGAATGCCATGAAGACCAAGGGCTCGAACACCCAATGGATTACCATGACTTGTAACTGGGGGCAAAAATGGCAGACTGGAACTGTTTTGACGGGGCAAAGCTTGTCATTCCAAGTTACCTTGAGTGACGGGAGGATTGTTGAATTTGATAATGTGGCACCTGCTTGTTGGCAATTTGGGGGCACCCATATGACGGGGGAAAGAACTTCTAGCTCAACCATTTTCATTCCAGTGCTTGTATTAGGTCGCCTAAGGGATAGATGCGTTGATTTCAGtttcatttttccatttgctAAAGAGTTGTTCAATAAGTTGATTCCCAGTTAATGCCATCCATCGTCTCTTCTCAATTCCCATTGTCTGTTTTTAATTTCTACTGGCTTTCAAACgctttatttctattttgattAGTTTATCATCGGAAAAGTTCATGACATATCCATATTTTTTCTACGTCATGCGTTAGTGAaaaaatttgtcttttttttttgtcagttctaCTCTATTCTTACTCTACAAGTTCATAACATATCCATATTTTTTCTACATCATGCGTTAGTGAAaacatttgtctttttttttttttttgtcagtcctactttGTTCCTATtttacactcactctcagatttttttgcctgcctcttgcagggcgtgggagtcgaaagaCACTTGAAACTTACgcatccccaccccatccctccATGAGAAGGTGGGAATttgaaccccccacctcccccttccatgttgaaagGGTGGCCATTAGGGCGAATCCCAGTAATTGTAAAAATATTTGTctgagataatatttttctcctGTTATGATTGTTTATAATTAATATTACAATATCTCTATCTTGTCACGGCCATAATATCTCAAGTACTCTTCATTATTAAGTATACAAGAAGTACACaactaactctctctctctctcacacacacaaaACGAGTGTACTTCTTTATCGAAACACATGATGACATTATTGAAAATCAATCAGGTTGCTACCTAATGGATTGCTTGATAAAATTTGATCAATTCCAAGATAGAAATtgctaaaaaatcctaaatttattacaattatgctaataaagtcataaatcttttttttcttatcaatttagtcataaactttttgtcaTTGTGGTTAGTTGGAAATAGTGGACGTGGATGCAGCTCAGTTGTCCTACGTGGTACCGACAGTGCTGCcattgataatttttgtaattttttttgtaatt
The window above is part of the Eucalyptus grandis isolate ANBG69807.140 chromosome 6, ASM1654582v1, whole genome shotgun sequence genome. Proteins encoded here:
- the LOC104451948 gene encoding expansin-A22 → MATVVSAIDSDWYDAHATCYGDMGGGETMQGACGYGDLFKQGYGLKTAALSTALFNDGLTCGACFEIYCHNDPQWCIPNAGSIKITATNFCPPNYTPNKPDAWCNPPQKHFDLSVKMFTKLAEYRAGIIPVRYRRISCSKHGGIKFEINGNPYFTLVLIYNVGGAGDVNAVKIKGSNTQWIAMSRNWGQNWQTGTVLTGQSLSFQVTVSDGKKVKLNNVAPAGWQFRHTYNGRNNI